The following are from one region of the Bremerella sp. JC817 genome:
- a CDS encoding DUF1552 domain-containing protein — protein sequence MANQLSRRDFLQKTGISLAAANLLAGLPSLGWTAQAAPKKRLVFIFSPNGVIPDHFWPKTLGSEYDLQRILKPLEPFKSQTMTIKGVGNLIRGDGDGHMRGMGCLLTGIELFPGDVQGGSDTPAGWAMGISVDQFLKNQLQANADTQTRFGSLEFGVMVPDRADTWTRWSYAGPNQPIAPIDDPYQMFDKMYGQAKNRAMLASVLDDLSDDFKKVEKLISVEDRQLLDTHVQMVRKVELELQAELVQQRKSEANAEDERAELDHAIPVLPPNVREDNDNIPQITKMQIELMVNGFVHDMNRIASLQITNSVGQPKMKWLGIEEGHHGLSHEPDSNEDAYEKLIKINTWYCEQVAHLAQRLAETPEPGGNGSMLDNTTIVWTNELGKGNSHTHENIPFVLVGGGLGFKMGQAIDFKKVPHNRLLMNICEAMGYPQKTFGNPDYCKEGGLTGLT from the coding sequence ATGGCGAACCAACTTTCACGACGCGATTTTCTGCAGAAGACCGGCATTAGCCTGGCCGCTGCGAACTTGCTGGCAGGTCTGCCAAGCCTTGGCTGGACCGCCCAAGCCGCGCCTAAAAAGCGACTGGTGTTCATCTTCAGTCCCAACGGTGTGATCCCAGATCACTTCTGGCCCAAGACGCTTGGTTCGGAGTACGACCTCCAACGGATCTTGAAGCCGCTCGAACCGTTCAAGAGCCAGACCATGACCATCAAAGGGGTCGGCAACCTGATCCGCGGCGATGGCGACGGGCACATGCGTGGCATGGGCTGTTTGCTCACTGGGATCGAGCTTTTCCCTGGCGACGTTCAAGGGGGAAGCGATACTCCGGCCGGCTGGGCGATGGGTATCTCGGTCGATCAGTTTCTGAAGAATCAGCTTCAAGCCAATGCCGATACGCAGACGCGTTTCGGTTCGCTCGAATTCGGCGTGATGGTACCTGACCGGGCCGATACCTGGACCCGCTGGTCGTACGCGGGCCCGAATCAGCCGATTGCACCGATCGACGATCCTTACCAGATGTTCGACAAGATGTACGGCCAGGCCAAGAACCGGGCCATGCTGGCAAGCGTGCTCGATGACCTCTCGGACGACTTCAAGAAGGTCGAGAAGCTGATCAGCGTTGAAGATCGCCAACTTCTCGACACGCACGTGCAGATGGTCCGCAAGGTGGAGCTCGAGCTTCAAGCCGAACTGGTCCAGCAGCGGAAGTCGGAAGCCAATGCCGAGGACGAGCGAGCCGAGCTCGATCACGCGATCCCGGTGCTGCCACCAAACGTTCGGGAAGACAACGACAACATCCCGCAGATCACCAAGATGCAGATCGAGCTGATGGTCAACGGTTTCGTGCACGACATGAACCGCATCGCTTCGCTGCAAATCACCAACAGCGTCGGCCAGCCGAAGATGAAGTGGCTGGGGATCGAAGAAGGACATCACGGGCTGTCGCACGAACCGGACAGCAACGAAGATGCCTACGAGAAGTTGATTAAGATCAACACCTGGTACTGCGAACAAGTTGCTCACCTTGCCCAGCGACTGGCCGAAACGCCAGAGCCAGGCGGCAACGGCAGCATGCTCGACAACACGACGATTGTCTGGACCAACGAACTGGGCAAGGGGAACTCGCACACGCACGAGAACATCCCGTTCGTCCTGGTCGGCGGCGGCCTCGGCTTCAAAATGGGCCAGGCCATCGACTTCAAGAAGGTCCCACACAACCGCTTGCTGATGAACATCTGCGAAGCAATGGGCTACCCGCAAAAGACCTTTGGCAACCCCGACTACTGCAAAGAGGGCGGCCTGACCGGTTTGACCTAG
- a CDS encoding DUF1559 domain-containing protein: MSVRTSRSAFTLVELLVVIAIIGILIALLLPAVQQAREAARRMSCSNNLKQIGVAMHNFHDTFGFFPYAFRDRLEGDDTAAQQPGWIPLMPFIEQDAIASRWDPAEARNSTTDTDGDGWTNALLQQEIIPTYYCPTMTMPTGPLGSENRAPSSYLFSTDSDTTDPFGDFLYGSSTMADGAIIPIKTFVDTDNPPGPLHRKPTSFRDITDGTSNTFMVGETDFTPMGVPSTSYGAIWSFGYYCWGSGQWPLNKHDHTSTAYCAFRSQHPGGAQFLKVDGSARFVGETIDNTTYRSIITRAGGEVATLD; encoded by the coding sequence ATGTCCGTTCGTACATCGCGTTCTGCATTTACCCTGGTCGAACTGTTGGTGGTGATCGCCATCATCGGCATCTTGATCGCCCTGCTTCTCCCCGCGGTCCAACAAGCCCGCGAAGCAGCCCGTCGCATGAGCTGCTCGAACAATCTGAAACAGATTGGCGTGGCGATGCATAACTTCCACGATACGTTCGGGTTCTTCCCTTACGCATTCCGAGATCGCCTGGAAGGCGACGACACTGCGGCGCAGCAACCAGGATGGATTCCGTTGATGCCTTTCATCGAACAGGATGCAATCGCCAGCCGATGGGATCCAGCCGAAGCACGCAACAGCACGACGGATACGGACGGTGACGGCTGGACTAATGCGTTGTTGCAGCAGGAAATCATTCCAACCTATTACTGCCCAACGATGACCATGCCCACCGGGCCGCTGGGCTCCGAGAATCGAGCTCCTTCGAGTTACTTGTTCTCGACTGACAGTGACACCACCGATCCTTTCGGCGACTTCCTGTACGGCTCGTCAACGATGGCTGACGGTGCAATCATCCCTATCAAGACGTTTGTCGATACCGATAACCCACCTGGCCCCCTCCATCGCAAGCCAACTAGCTTCCGCGACATCACCGACGGAACGTCCAACACGTTCATGGTCGGCGAAACGGACTTCACTCCAATGGGCGTTCCTTCGACTTCCTACGGTGCGATTTGGTCGTTTGGATACTATTGCTGGGGCTCCGGTCAGTGGCCGCTCAACAAGCATGATCACACATCGACTGCGTACTGTGCTTTCCGCAGCCAGCACCCTGGTGGAGCGCAATTCCTGAAAGTTGATGGCTCGGCCCGGTTCGTCGGAGAAACGATCGACAATACTACATATCGTTCCATCATCACTCGCGCAGGCGGCGAAGTCGCTACCCTCGACTAA
- a CDS encoding Hsp20/alpha crystallin family protein encodes MVRTPAQSEAKSHPLTNWHSEMDNLFESFFRPVRQSASGAWLPAMNISESEGAYQIDLELPGLGAEDVNVELHDGKLTISGERKTEEQSDDRRWHRVEHVYGKFQRELKLGVPVDEDNVTANFKNGVLSVSIPKSEQAKPRKIEVKNS; translated from the coding sequence ATGGTCCGTACTCCTGCACAATCTGAAGCGAAGAGCCACCCGCTGACCAACTGGCATAGCGAGATGGACAACCTGTTTGAATCGTTCTTTCGCCCGGTCCGCCAAAGTGCGTCTGGCGCATGGCTGCCGGCCATGAACATCTCGGAATCGGAAGGTGCCTATCAGATCGATCTGGAACTGCCAGGTCTGGGGGCCGAAGACGTCAATGTCGAACTCCACGACGGCAAGTTGACGATCTCCGGCGAACGCAAGACCGAAGAGCAATCGGACGATCGTCGTTGGCATCGTGTCGAACATGTTTACGGCAAGTTCCAACGCGAACTGAAACTGGGAGTTCCGGTTGACGAGGACAACGTCACCGCCAACTTTAAGAATGGTGTCCTCTCGGTCTCGATTCCGAAATCGGAACAGGCCAAGCCTCGCAAGATTGAGGTGAAGAACAGCTAA
- a CDS encoding dihydroxy-acid dehydratase — MDRPLNWNSRNLTQGWQRGVTAFYYGLNFQEDDFHKPQVGIGVPLLEGNLCNVHAYRLATLLKQGCEKEGLIGFPFGTPAVSDNITQGQEGGNASLPSRNMIANAAECVTSAHGYDFLIGMHNCDKNGPGFAMALARLNYPGLIVNGGSIKPGCHRGQDTSILDVYDSQAAASVGAMTHDEADQILRTACPGPGGCGIAASFNTWGIALEAMGLSAPYSSSNPADDPSKIAECEGVGVLVKRLLAEDIRPRDIVTRASMLNATRAVAAMGGSTNGVLHLLALAREAHVDFHLQDIQQICRETPVLCSFAPRGKRTMFDLFKLGGTPIFLKYLLQQGMLDGDCITVTGKTMAENLADVPDVTWDQDLIVPVEKPFKPYADMQICFGNLAPGGIVFKVSSMKEPTFRGNAICFDDPRKIVEAVERDEIQPGTVIVLRYLGPMASGMPEVLVATAALAVPKLDGKVAFLSDTRVSGVSHGAIGVHCSPEAAVGGPIALVEDGDEISFDLVAGDLTLHVDDALLAERRRKWNAPEIPRTRGYLADFAATVSQAHHGCVSKAFLPDAD; from the coding sequence ATGGACCGACCTCTTAATTGGAATAGCCGCAATCTGACCCAAGGCTGGCAACGTGGCGTTACTGCTTTCTATTACGGACTGAACTTTCAGGAAGATGACTTCCATAAGCCGCAAGTCGGGATTGGGGTCCCGCTGCTGGAAGGGAATCTGTGTAACGTTCATGCCTATCGCCTGGCCACGCTGCTGAAGCAAGGCTGCGAGAAAGAAGGGCTCATCGGGTTTCCGTTCGGCACGCCGGCGGTCAGCGACAACATCACTCAAGGGCAAGAGGGGGGCAACGCCAGTCTTCCGTCGCGCAACATGATTGCCAACGCGGCCGAATGCGTGACGAGTGCGCATGGTTACGATTTCCTGATCGGCATGCACAACTGCGACAAGAACGGTCCTGGCTTCGCGATGGCCTTGGCTCGTTTGAATTACCCAGGCCTGATCGTCAACGGCGGCAGTATCAAGCCAGGTTGTCATCGCGGACAAGATACGTCGATTCTGGATGTCTACGATTCCCAGGCCGCGGCCAGTGTCGGCGCGATGACGCATGACGAAGCGGATCAGATTCTGCGCACCGCATGCCCGGGGCCTGGCGGATGTGGCATCGCGGCCTCGTTCAATACCTGGGGGATCGCGCTGGAAGCGATGGGCCTGTCGGCTCCTTATTCCAGTAGCAACCCTGCGGACGACCCGTCGAAGATCGCCGAGTGTGAAGGGGTTGGTGTGCTGGTCAAACGACTCCTAGCGGAAGACATTCGTCCCCGCGACATCGTCACGCGTGCTTCGATGTTGAATGCGACCCGAGCGGTTGCGGCGATGGGTGGTTCGACCAATGGTGTGTTGCATCTACTGGCATTGGCTCGCGAAGCTCACGTTGATTTCCATCTGCAAGACATTCAGCAGATCTGCCGTGAAACGCCGGTGCTGTGCAGCTTTGCCCCACGTGGCAAGCGAACGATGTTCGACCTGTTCAAGCTAGGGGGAACACCGATCTTCCTGAAGTATCTGCTGCAGCAAGGAATGCTCGATGGCGACTGTATCACGGTCACTGGCAAGACGATGGCCGAGAACCTGGCCGATGTGCCGGACGTGACTTGGGATCAAGATTTGATCGTCCCGGTCGAAAAGCCGTTCAAGCCGTATGCCGACATGCAGATCTGCTTTGGCAACCTGGCCCCTGGCGGAATCGTGTTCAAGGTGAGCAGTATGAAAGAGCCCACCTTCCGCGGCAACGCGATTTGTTTCGACGATCCTCGCAAGATTGTCGAAGCGGTCGAACGTGATGAAATTCAGCCTGGTACGGTGATCGTGCTGCGTTACCTCGGCCCGATGGCCTCCGGCATGCCGGAAGTCTTGGTGGCGACTGCCGCGCTGGCCGTGCCGAAGCTGGATGGCAAGGTCGCGTTTCTTTCAGATACGCGTGTTTCGGGGGTTTCGCACGGAGCGATCGGTGTGCACTGCTCGCCGGAAGCTGCCGTGGGTGGGCCGATTGCTTTGGTTGAAGATGGCGACGAGATCTCGTTCGACCTGGTCGCAGGCGATCTCACGTTGCACGTTGACGATGCCCTTCTGGCAGAGCGTCGTCGAAAGTGGAACGCGCCTGAGATCCCGCGCACGCGCGGTTATCTTGCCGACTTCGCCGCGACCGTATCGCAGGCACATCATGGCTGCGTCAGCAAAGCCTTTCTTCCCGATGCGGATTAG
- the mog gene encoding molybdopterin adenylyltransferase: MPNSFDKNAPAKIGIVTVSDRASRGEYEDRGGPAIHEYLSEVLTSPWEPVAKVIPDDRDTLARTLISLADDMRCCLIITTGGTGPAIRDITPDITEQVCEKMMPGFGELMRKVSLEKVPTAILSRQTAGIRTGSLIINLPGQPKAIGECLDAVFPAIPYCIDLLDGPYLTTNPDRIEAFRPKKK, encoded by the coding sequence GTGCCGAACTCTTTCGACAAGAATGCTCCCGCCAAGATCGGGATTGTAACCGTTTCGGACCGAGCCTCACGTGGGGAGTACGAAGACCGCGGAGGGCCGGCGATTCATGAATACTTGAGCGAAGTGCTGACCTCGCCCTGGGAACCGGTCGCCAAGGTCATCCCCGACGATCGCGACACGCTTGCCCGGACGCTGATCAGCCTGGCCGACGACATGCGCTGCTGCCTGATCATCACGACCGGCGGCACCGGCCCGGCCATTCGCGACATCACGCCGGATATTACCGAGCAGGTCTGCGAAAAGATGATGCCCGGCTTCGGCGAACTGATGCGTAAAGTCAGCCTCGAGAAAGTCCCCACCGCAATACTCTCGCGCCAGACCGCCGGCATCCGCACCGGCTCGCTGATCATCAACCTGCCCGGCCAGCCGAAAGCAATCGGCGAATGCCTCGACGCCGTCTTCCCGGCGATTCCGTACTGCATCGATTTGTTGGACGGTCCTTACCTGACGACCAACCCAGATCGCATCGAGGCGTTTCGGCCGAAGAAGAAGTAA
- a CDS encoding 6-carboxytetrahydropterin synthase has translation MSLTIMRRIKFCAGHRLYKHGGKCEFFHGHNYIADFHVQGDEVDSVGRVIDFAELKRLFKGWIDEHWDHAFILNEEDDNGINALKQVVPCKMYIMPANPTAESMATYLLEKVCPKLLKGTGVTCSKVAIWETEDSFAEASIDASDAIQTVAELSEPMVS, from the coding sequence ATGAGCCTAACTATTATGCGGCGTATCAAGTTCTGCGCCGGACATCGACTTTACAAGCATGGCGGGAAGTGTGAATTCTTCCATGGCCATAACTACATTGCCGACTTCCATGTCCAAGGGGACGAAGTCGACAGCGTGGGGCGCGTGATCGATTTTGCCGAGCTGAAACGGCTATTCAAAGGGTGGATCGACGAGCACTGGGACCACGCCTTCATCTTGAATGAAGAAGACGACAACGGCATCAACGCCCTCAAGCAAGTCGTCCCGTGCAAGATGTACATCATGCCGGCCAACCCAACCGCCGAAAGCATGGCGACTTACCTCCTGGAGAAGGTCTGCCCGAAACTGCTGAAGGGAACTGGCGTGACCTGCAGCAAGGTTGCCATCTGGGAAACGGAAGACAGCTTCGCCGAGGCGAGCATCGACGCCAGCGATGCCATTCAAACCGTGGCGGAACTCTCGGAACCGATGGTCTCGTAG
- a CDS encoding prepilin peptidase, with amino-acid sequence MPRPASRLIWLRYAIAVVVCLGMGALLAWPAFEMLWLSGSDEDFVSRQNRLDQIQWIQTVLIAGFLYTWFFFFGATVGSFLNVVIWRMPRGETVVTRPSRCPFCSTKLAWNDNVPVLGWLMLGGRCRTCRLPISPRYPLVEAAMGLIFLVLLHTEVLQGGSNLPGHAAISLSYARAMLELKFEMLSIYAFHCYFFSLMMCWALIAWDRSRMPLTLNVVAYGVGFFAPLIWPELYPAAWSDWTFESFHDAARLSVFLTAMCGIVAGTIGGAVLRLALPKPERTDASHRLGIPIMLVAVGLYFGWQAVLAVAAMSLAIAILLTPLQKARQRVDFAGSLEIALLVASVVFVMSWKFWVETIGLGQLIPNCVVLAVSVLLWFILRKLTWRAEVDLARFQRPHEEKSATSPDLQLLASSGTISENNH; translated from the coding sequence ATGCCTCGACCTGCTTCCCGACTAATTTGGCTTCGCTATGCGATTGCGGTCGTGGTTTGCCTAGGCATGGGGGCTTTGCTCGCTTGGCCAGCGTTCGAGATGCTTTGGCTTTCCGGCTCGGACGAAGACTTCGTGAGCCGCCAGAACCGCTTGGACCAGATCCAGTGGATCCAGACGGTTCTGATCGCTGGCTTCCTGTACACATGGTTCTTTTTCTTCGGAGCCACCGTCGGCAGCTTTTTGAACGTGGTCATCTGGCGGATGCCACGTGGCGAAACGGTCGTGACCCGGCCTTCGCGTTGCCCCTTCTGCAGCACGAAGCTGGCCTGGAACGACAACGTCCCGGTCCTCGGATGGTTGATGCTGGGTGGCCGCTGCCGAACTTGTCGCTTACCAATTTCCCCTCGCTATCCCCTGGTGGAAGCCGCGATGGGTCTGATCTTCCTGGTCCTGCTGCATACTGAAGTGCTGCAAGGAGGAAGCAATCTCCCGGGGCATGCCGCGATCTCGCTCAGCTATGCCCGGGCCATGTTGGAACTGAAGTTCGAGATGCTTTCGATCTACGCGTTCCATTGCTACTTCTTCAGCCTGATGATGTGCTGGGCTTTGATCGCGTGGGATCGCAGCCGGATGCCGCTCACCTTGAACGTGGTTGCTTACGGCGTTGGCTTCTTCGCACCACTGATCTGGCCGGAACTTTACCCGGCGGCCTGGAGCGATTGGACGTTCGAGTCATTTCACGATGCCGCGCGTCTGTCAGTGTTCCTGACAGCCATGTGCGGAATCGTCGCCGGAACGATTGGCGGTGCCGTGCTGCGACTGGCTCTTCCCAAACCCGAGCGCACCGACGCTTCGCACCGCCTGGGTATCCCGATCATGCTGGTCGCGGTTGGCCTTTATTTCGGCTGGCAGGCCGTCTTGGCGGTGGCAGCCATGTCGCTGGCGATTGCGATTCTGTTGACACCACTGCAGAAGGCTCGCCAACGAGTCGACTTCGCCGGAAGCCTCGAGATCGCCCTGTTGGTGGCCAGCGTCGTATTCGTGATGAGCTGGAAGTTCTGGGTCGAGACAATCGGCCTGGGCCAACTGATCCCAAACTGCGTCGTCCTGGCTGTGTCTGTTCTGCTTTGGTTTATCCTGCGAAAACTAACGTGGCGTGCCGAAGTCGATTTGGCCCGATTCCAGCGTCCGCACGAGGAGAAATCGGCCACTTCGCCCGATTTGCAACTCCTTGCCTCATCCGGCACAATCTCCGAGAATAACCATTAG
- a CDS encoding DUF4410 domain-containing protein encodes MDIDNPFKSPVDFGSSEPAVSGNTIQIRPFPIRMSRFHCSVLTPKEVSLMLHQELVNYCREQGLQVVEGPAARQIEAEIAEVEEGNQALRYLLPFLAGQAKVTVKGEIRQGKRPAQPFEISRNFHMGAFGGSSKTMIKQGLQRIAMQIGVHVGAETQPANSASSMFAKFYVPGVIVAALLLAIILATICYQTSLTWPERHDGMPKNERWIFWLMSSWMWYIACAAGGYAFAPQSVLTSRAFVKIREIVGVKSILAMRIVFGIFTVLPVVGIYFFAKLV; translated from the coding sequence GTGGATATCGATAATCCCTTCAAATCTCCGGTCGATTTTGGTTCGAGCGAACCAGCCGTCTCGGGCAATACGATCCAGATTCGCCCCTTTCCGATTCGTATGTCTCGCTTCCATTGCAGCGTGCTGACCCCCAAAGAGGTCTCGCTGATGCTGCATCAAGAGTTGGTCAATTATTGCCGCGAGCAAGGTTTGCAGGTGGTCGAGGGGCCTGCCGCTCGACAGATCGAGGCCGAGATCGCCGAGGTTGAAGAGGGCAATCAGGCTTTGCGATACTTGTTGCCGTTTCTGGCTGGCCAGGCAAAAGTGACCGTCAAAGGCGAGATCCGCCAGGGCAAGCGACCTGCCCAGCCTTTCGAGATCTCGCGAAACTTCCACATGGGAGCGTTCGGCGGCAGCAGCAAGACCATGATCAAGCAAGGCCTGCAGCGAATCGCCATGCAGATAGGCGTTCACGTGGGTGCGGAAACCCAGCCGGCGAATTCGGCGAGCTCGATGTTTGCCAAGTTCTATGTCCCTGGGGTGATTGTCGCCGCGCTGCTTCTGGCAATTATTTTGGCCACGATCTGCTATCAGACTTCGTTGACCTGGCCAGAGCGTCACGACGGGATGCCCAAGAACGAGCGTTGGATTTTCTGGCTGATGTCGTCCTGGATGTGGTACATCGCCTGTGCTGCCGGGGGCTATGCCTTTGCTCCGCAGAGCGTGCTAACCAGCCGAGCGTTTGTCAAAATCCGAGAAATTGTAGGTGTGAAGTCGATCCTGGCGATGCGGATCGTGTTCGGCATCTTCACGGTCCTGCCGGTGGTCGGAATTTACTTCTTTGCCAAACTGGTTTAA
- a CDS encoding C39 family peptidase has translation MANPFDFEILPQPDDTTCGPTSLHAVYQYFGLNLDLHHLISEVPTLEQGGTLGVMLGIDALRRGFSATIYTYNLEVFDPIWFSRSYDLVERLESQMQVKAQSKLHLASQAYVEFLQLGGKIKMRDLNAMLISRFLHQSIPILTGLSSTYLYGGPREHGLKNIPDDVRGLPQGHFVVLYGMNENQDRVYVADPYLPNPLGEMHHYPVSFDRLVCSILLGILTYDSNLLVIEPKKVGGNAGGRSAS, from the coding sequence ATGGCCAATCCTTTCGACTTCGAGATCCTGCCTCAGCCGGATGATACGACCTGTGGGCCGACGAGCCTGCACGCCGTTTATCAGTACTTTGGCCTCAACCTCGATCTGCACCATCTGATCTCGGAAGTTCCGACCCTGGAACAGGGCGGCACCTTGGGTGTAATGCTGGGCATTGATGCCCTCCGTCGCGGCTTCAGTGCCACGATCTACACCTACAATCTTGAGGTCTTCGATCCGATCTGGTTTAGCCGCAGCTACGACCTGGTCGAGCGGCTCGAATCGCAGATGCAGGTCAAAGCCCAGTCAAAACTCCACCTGGCCAGCCAGGCATATGTCGAGTTCCTGCAACTGGGAGGCAAGATCAAGATGCGTGATTTGAACGCGATGTTGATCAGCCGCTTCCTGCATCAGTCGATCCCGATCCTCACCGGGCTCAGCTCGACCTACTTGTACGGTGGTCCGCGTGAGCATGGATTGAAGAACATTCCTGACGATGTCCGGGGACTTCCTCAGGGGCACTTTGTCGTTTTGTACGGCATGAATGAAAACCAGGATCGGGTCTACGTGGCCGATCCCTATTTGCCCAACCCACTGGGCGAGATGCATCACTATCCGGTCAGCTTTGACCGCCTGGTGTGTTCGATTCTGCTAGGCATTCTGACCTACGATTCCAACCTGCTGGTCATCGAACCGAAAAAGGTCGGCGGCAACGCAGGGGGCAGATCCGCTTCATGA